The following are from one region of the uncultured Hyphomonas sp. genome:
- a CDS encoding GNAT family N-acetyltransferase has protein sequence MTAAAAEAYRQGNRPAEYVDARGLEFHVATHGGVVAGFVHWEGDFVHALHVHADHARTGAGTQLMDFAEGEIARAGHPAARLETDTFNTRSQAFYSARGYVETDRYPDLEWNSNLTTLLLEKGLVE, from the coding sequence CTGACGGCGGCTGCGGCGGAGGCTTACCGGCAGGGTAATCGGCCTGCGGAATATGTTGATGCCAGGGGGCTTGAATTCCACGTCGCGACGCACGGCGGCGTGGTGGCCGGGTTTGTCCATTGGGAGGGGGACTTCGTCCACGCGCTTCATGTCCATGCAGACCATGCGCGCACGGGCGCCGGCACGCAGCTGATGGATTTTGCCGAGGGCGAGATCGCCCGCGCGGGGCACCCCGCCGCGCGGCTCGAAACCGACACGTTCAACACGCGCAGCCAGGCCTTCTACTCAGCGCGCGGATATGTGGAGACAGACCGCTATCCCGATCTGGAATGGAACAGCAATCTCACCACACTTCTCCTTGAGAAGGGGCTGGTTGAGTAG
- a CDS encoding metallophosphoesterase family protein encodes MKTAIIGDVHGALGPLQALVAELSLDPGDRLVFAGDLIDKGPDSAGVVKYVRELSEMAPYEVILVEGNHEDRHRRYHINTAERPKVARRMAAEAPELPALDAELSADDRAFLATAVPFLRLPEWGALVVHGGIPGTQHSFPQSVEQASLWHGKQAKAFRKILRTRYISAETGEFLALGANQPGDPFWAEVYDGRFGHVLFGHQPWVDGPACFAHATGLDTAAVHGGRLTALVLPQTGAPSFKSVPGIDCAPRKTTEWPDHPGGALRLTRP; translated from the coding sequence ATGAAAACCGCGATCATCGGAGATGTGCACGGCGCGCTCGGCCCGCTCCAGGCGCTGGTGGCCGAGCTCAGCCTCGATCCGGGTGACCGGCTGGTGTTTGCAGGTGATCTGATCGACAAGGGGCCGGACTCTGCTGGCGTGGTCAAATATGTGCGTGAGCTGAGTGAGATGGCCCCCTATGAGGTGATCCTCGTCGAAGGCAATCACGAAGACCGGCACCGGCGGTATCATATCAATACGGCCGAGCGTCCGAAGGTGGCGCGCCGCATGGCGGCTGAGGCGCCGGAGCTGCCCGCGCTGGACGCCGAGCTGTCAGCCGATGACCGCGCTTTTCTCGCCACGGCCGTTCCGTTCCTTCGCCTGCCGGAATGGGGTGCACTGGTCGTGCATGGCGGCATCCCCGGCACGCAGCACAGCTTTCCCCAATCCGTGGAGCAGGCCAGCCTCTGGCATGGCAAACAGGCCAAGGCGTTCCGGAAAATCCTGCGCACGCGCTACATCTCGGCAGAGACGGGCGAGTTCCTTGCGCTGGGGGCCAATCAGCCGGGCGATCCGTTCTGGGCCGAAGTCTACGATGGGCGGTTCGGCCATGTTCTCTTCGGCCACCAGCCCTGGGTGGACGGCCCGGCCTGTTTCGCCCACGCCACAGGGCTCGATACGGCGGCGGTTCATGGCGGCCGTCTGACAGCCCTTGTCTTGCCGCAAACGGGGGCGCCGTCCTTCAAAAGCGTCCCCGGCATCGATTGCGCGCCCCGCAAAACGACCGAATGGCCCGATCACCCGGGTGGAGCATTGAGGCTCACCCGCCCATGA
- the xth gene encoding exodeoxyribonuclease III, whose amino-acid sequence MRIATWNVNSIKARFPTVQEVLQNIDCDVVCLQELKCETDAFPYMELEEAGWNCAVLGQKSYNGVAILSKYPLEDVTKGLPTMEDDQARFVEALVLADRPVRVGGLYLPNGNPAPGPKFDYKLEWMACLLDHARQQLKAEEPYVLCGDYNTIPTAVDCWDETKWVDDALALPETREAFRRITNLGMADAFEITDGRAHQYTFWDYQGGAFQKDHGIRIDHLLVSPQAADRLQSVEIYRKARSLEKPSDHVPVIGVFED is encoded by the coding sequence ATGCGTATTGCCACATGGAACGTCAATTCGATCAAAGCACGCTTCCCCACTGTGCAGGAAGTGCTGCAGAACATCGATTGTGATGTCGTCTGCCTTCAGGAACTGAAGTGCGAGACAGATGCCTTCCCATACATGGAACTGGAAGAAGCGGGCTGGAACTGCGCCGTTCTGGGCCAGAAAAGCTATAATGGCGTCGCCATTCTCTCGAAATATCCGCTTGAGGATGTGACGAAAGGCCTCCCCACCATGGAGGATGACCAGGCCCGTTTCGTCGAAGCGCTGGTCCTGGCCGACCGGCCGGTGCGGGTCGGGGGGCTGTATCTGCCGAATGGCAACCCGGCGCCGGGGCCGAAATTCGACTATAAGCTCGAATGGATGGCCTGCCTGCTGGACCATGCCCGCCAGCAGCTGAAGGCCGAAGAGCCATATGTGCTGTGCGGCGACTACAACACGATCCCCACGGCGGTGGACTGCTGGGACGAGACGAAATGGGTCGACGACGCCCTCGCCCTGCCCGAAACGCGTGAGGCTTTCCGCCGGATCACGAACCTCGGCATGGCCGATGCGTTCGAGATCACCGATGGCCGCGCCCACCAGTACACATTCTGGGACTATCAGGGCGGCGCCTTCCAGAAGGACCACGGCATTCGGATCGACCATTTGCTGGTCTCCCCGCAGGCCGCCGACCGGCTCCAGTCCGTCGAAATCTACCGCAAGGCCCGCAGCCTGGAGAAACCGTCAGATCATGTGCCGGTGATTGGGGTTTTCGAGGACTGA
- a CDS encoding twin-arginine translocase TatA/TatE family subunit, with protein MAPSWIQMLIVVIVALLLFGGRGRISGIMTDMAKGIGAFRKGLKDDDDPKAVDKEDMVDVTPQKDETKASS; from the coding sequence ATGGCCCCCAGCTGGATTCAAATGCTGATCGTTGTGATCGTCGCGCTGTTGCTGTTTGGCGGACGGGGCCGGATTTCCGGTATCATGACCGACATGGCCAAAGGCATCGGCGCCTTCCGCAAGGGCCTCAAGGATGATGATGATCCGAAGGCCGTCGACAAGGAAGACATGGTCGATGTCACGCCCCAGAAGGACGAAACCAAGGCTTCGTCCTGA
- the tatB gene encoding Sec-independent protein translocase protein TatB, protein MLPGIGFTELMVLAVAALIIVGPKDLPMMMRRLGQFVGKGRAMAREFQAAFDDIARQSELDDLRKEIEDLKLSNSLKKATGELSDYEKDVNSAVMAQSRADAAEKVAQQTSPEIPEAKSGPDAKPEPGPEPRPESGPKPEPDTGSAPEPKGDTA, encoded by the coding sequence ATGCTGCCCGGAATCGGTTTTACCGAACTTATGGTGCTGGCCGTTGCGGCCCTGATTATCGTCGGGCCCAAGGACCTGCCGATGATGATGCGCCGCCTTGGCCAGTTCGTGGGCAAGGGCCGCGCTATGGCGCGCGAATTTCAGGCCGCCTTCGATGATATTGCCCGGCAAAGCGAACTCGACGACCTGCGCAAGGAAATCGAGGACCTGAAACTGTCCAATTCCCTGAAAAAGGCGACAGGCGAGCTGTCCGACTATGAGAAGGACGTGAACTCTGCCGTCATGGCCCAGTCCCGCGCGGACGCAGCGGAGAAGGTGGCACAGCAAACCTCGCCGGAAATTCCTGAGGCGAAATCCGGTCCGGATGCCAAGCCAGAACCCGGGCCAGAACCTAGACCCGAATCCGGGCCGAAACCTGAACCGGACACAGGCTCCGCACCTGAACCGAAAGGGGATACGGCATGA
- the tatC gene encoding twin-arginine translocase subunit TatC, producing the protein MSHTPPEDEQPEIVDEVETSRAPLLEHLTELRSRLIWSLLALSVATIGCFFFAQDIYEFLLNPFARMAQEIRGTKLDFIYTAPMEFFFAKLKLAVFAGIFVSFPFIAWQVYAFVAPGLYKNERGAFWPYLVLAPILFSTGAAFVYYVMLPMLARFTVGMELTDSEVANITMLPRVADYLSLVMALMLAFGISFQLPLVLTLLGKIGVVTSEGLSKGRKFAIVGILGFAALFTPPDMISQILLAAPVLLLYEIGILSVKMIEKKEAERDATSAAE; encoded by the coding sequence ATGAGCCATACGCCCCCGGAAGACGAACAGCCGGAAATCGTGGACGAGGTTGAGACCTCCCGCGCGCCGCTGCTGGAACACCTGACAGAGCTGCGCTCCCGCCTGATCTGGAGCCTTCTGGCCCTTTCGGTCGCGACGATCGGCTGTTTCTTCTTTGCCCAGGACATCTACGAATTCCTTCTGAACCCCTTCGCCCGCATGGCGCAGGAGATCCGCGGCACGAAGCTGGACTTCATCTACACCGCGCCGATGGAGTTCTTCTTTGCCAAGCTGAAGCTGGCCGTGTTTGCGGGCATCTTCGTGTCATTCCCTTTTATCGCCTGGCAGGTTTATGCGTTCGTCGCGCCCGGTCTTTACAAGAATGAGCGTGGCGCGTTCTGGCCGTACCTGGTCCTGGCGCCGATCCTGTTTTCGACCGGCGCGGCCTTTGTCTATTATGTCATGCTGCCGATGCTGGCCCGCTTCACGGTGGGGATGGAGCTGACGGACAGCGAAGTCGCTAACATCACGATGCTGCCCAGGGTGGCGGACTATCTGTCTCTCGTGATGGCGCTGATGCTGGCCTTTGGCATTTCCTTCCAGCTGCCGCTCGTCCTCACCTTGCTGGGCAAGATTGGTGTGGTCACCTCCGAAGGACTGTCCAAGGGACGCAAATTCGCAATTGTCGGTATTCTTGGCTTTGCGGCTCTGTTTACCCCGCCGGACATGATCTCGCAGATCCTGCTGGCAGCGCCCGTGCTGCTTCTCTACGAGATCGGCATTCTGAGCGTGAAGATGATTGAGAAGAAAGAAGCCGAGCGGGACGCGACTTCCGCTGCGGAATGA
- a CDS encoding NYN domain-containing protein: MARLKSVLLVDFDNIFAATGPAMVDTLPNWLLWLADGALSEKSQRRKFVCKRVYWNSQYDVHREAFRAAGFETFDCRAHAKTKIASGKSSADIIITMDAVELYYTMRGIDEMVILTTDSDFVPVVNRLQLEGLRVVTAGKETDPTYQLYSEHADDVIHIGALKAAFDYERAPRKWYKLRSAPPVIAPLRQQAERRSPLMKKVRDAMLVEKSSGTPSAVQQMRLAADLVMQLGARTPDQPLPRNKVIRALEGVEGFQTKYGNRIKPWLGQKNFKTLMRKLSQENPDIEVTELADKTVRVVCRVRGGRGRRGRFVGVPSPLGPPPKRPPRNAPDEAPQAAPQPAEGKTNGSAPENVPEKVTDAPADKAADKPAEKQDEKPAAAETRVDAPAAAD, encoded by the coding sequence GTGGCGCGCCTGAAGAGCGTACTGCTCGTGGATTTCGACAATATTTTCGCTGCCACGGGCCCGGCCATGGTCGACACGTTGCCAAACTGGCTGCTGTGGCTGGCCGATGGTGCCCTGTCGGAGAAGTCGCAGCGCCGCAAATTCGTGTGCAAGCGCGTCTACTGGAACAGCCAGTATGATGTGCACCGGGAAGCCTTCCGGGCGGCCGGATTCGAGACGTTCGACTGCCGGGCTCACGCCAAGACGAAGATCGCCTCGGGCAAGTCTTCGGCGGACATTATCATCACCATGGATGCGGTTGAGCTGTACTATACGATGCGCGGGATCGACGAGATGGTCATCCTGACCACCGATTCGGATTTCGTGCCCGTGGTGAACCGGCTTCAGCTGGAAGGCCTGCGTGTCGTGACCGCGGGCAAGGAAACGGATCCGACCTACCAGCTCTATTCGGAACATGCCGATGATGTGATCCATATCGGCGCGCTGAAGGCGGCCTTCGACTACGAACGCGCGCCACGCAAATGGTATAAGCTGCGGTCTGCTCCGCCGGTCATCGCCCCGCTGCGCCAACAGGCGGAACGGCGCTCGCCCCTGATGAAGAAGGTGCGCGATGCCATGCTTGTGGAAAAGTCCAGCGGCACGCCGAGCGCGGTGCAGCAAATGCGTCTTGCGGCAGACCTCGTCATGCAGCTCGGCGCCCGGACGCCGGACCAGCCGCTGCCGCGGAACAAGGTGATCCGCGCGCTGGAGGGCGTGGAAGGCTTCCAGACCAAGTATGGCAACCGGATAAAGCCCTGGCTGGGGCAGAAGAATTTCAAAACCCTGATGCGCAAGCTGTCGCAGGAAAACCCGGACATTGAAGTCACCGAACTGGCCGACAAGACGGTTCGGGTCGTGTGCCGGGTCCGCGGGGGACGTGGACGGCGCGGGCGCTTTGTCGGTGTGCCGTCGCCGCTCGGCCCGCCGCCGAAGAGGCCGCCCCGGAATGCCCCGGACGAGGCACCACAGGCGGCGCCGCAACCGGCTGAAGGCAAAACCAATGGCAGCGCGCCGGAGAACGTGCCGGAAAAGGTAACCGACGCCCCGGCAGATAAAGCGGCCGACAAACCCGCCGAAAAACAGGATGAAAAGCCGGCTGCGGCTGAAACGCGAGTGGACGCACCGGCCGCAGCGGATTAG
- the serS gene encoding serine--tRNA ligase, with protein MFDLRAIRENPEAFRKAWNRRKPGLGDAVDDIHRHDAALRTALTDKQEAEKLRNETSKLIGKAKASGNEAEFERLRKVVAEAKETIEACAEQEEAARKELDALLYGLPNLPLDDVPEGQDEEANVEQHRWGTPKGINGPKDHADLGEALGMMDFETAAKMSGARFVLLSGKLARMERAIAAFMLDLQTEEHGYTECSPPLLVQGRALLGTGQLPKFEEDLFKLQNEVTAMSEVAHEIEVEFDGLRVISSSSAEIGKLLENVESSGNDSNLEKAKAVAKDLGDLSRIYISRIEDDLKLASRDVHSMKDRGIGNQYLIPTAEVPLTNIVRETIIEPGYLPRRFTAHTPCFRSEAGSAGRDTKGMIRLHQFNKVEMVSIVENEEEGLKELERMTGCAEEVLKRLDLPFRRMLLCTGDMGAGARKTYDLEVWLPSQNTYREISSCSYCGDFQARRMDARYRPEAGAKPEFVHTLNGSGLAVGRTLVAVIENYQNEDGSITVPEALRSYMGGLEVISA; from the coding sequence ATGTTTGACCTCCGCGCGATCCGCGAAAACCCCGAAGCCTTCCGCAAGGCCTGGAACCGGCGCAAGCCGGGCCTCGGCGATGCGGTAGACGATATTCACCGCCACGATGCGGCCCTGCGTACGGCGCTGACCGACAAGCAGGAAGCCGAAAAGCTGCGCAATGAAACGTCCAAACTGATCGGCAAGGCTAAGGCGTCCGGCAACGAGGCGGAGTTCGAGCGCCTGCGCAAAGTGGTGGCCGAGGCGAAAGAGACGATCGAGGCCTGCGCCGAACAGGAAGAGGCGGCCCGCAAGGAGCTGGACGCGCTGCTCTACGGCCTGCCGAACCTGCCGCTGGACGATGTACCGGAAGGCCAGGACGAAGAGGCAAACGTCGAACAGCACCGCTGGGGGACGCCAAAGGGCATCAACGGCCCGAAAGACCATGCTGACCTCGGCGAAGCCCTCGGCATGATGGATTTTGAAACGGCCGCCAAGATGAGCGGCGCGCGCTTTGTGCTGCTCTCCGGCAAGCTCGCCCGTATGGAGCGAGCCATCGCGGCGTTCATGCTGGACCTGCAGACCGAAGAGCATGGGTATACGGAGTGCTCGCCGCCGTTGCTGGTGCAAGGACGAGCCCTATTGGGTACCGGACAGCTGCCAAAGTTCGAAGAAGATCTTTTCAAACTGCAGAACGAAGTCACTGCAATGAGCGAAGTGGCACATGAAATAGAAGTAGAGTTTGATGGTTTGAGAGTTATTTCCTCGTCCAGCGCCGAAATTGGGAAACTGCTCGAAAATGTAGAAAGCAGTGGGAACGATTCAAACCTTGAAAAGGCAAAGGCTGTTGCGAAAGATCTAGGCGACCTTTCAAGGATTTACATTTCAAGGATTGAAGACGACCTGAAACTTGCATCTCGCGATGTACACTCAATGAAAGATCGTGGGATTGGCAATCAGTATCTCATCCCCACCGCCGAAGTGCCGCTCACCAACATCGTCCGTGAGACGATCATTGAGCCGGGCTACCTGCCGCGCCGCTTCACCGCGCACACGCCGTGCTTCCGGTCGGAAGCGGGGAGTGCGGGGCGCGACACGAAAGGCATGATCCGCCTGCACCAGTTCAACAAGGTGGAAATGGTCTCCATTGTTGAGAACGAGGAAGAGGGCCTGAAGGAGCTGGAGCGCATGACGGGATGCGCCGAGGAAGTGCTGAAGCGCCTCGACCTGCCGTTCCGCCGCATGCTGCTCTGCACGGGAGACATGGGCGCCGGGGCGCGCAAGACCTATGACCTCGAAGTCTGGCTGCCGTCGCAGAACACCTATCGCGAAATCAGCTCGTGCTCCTATTGCGGAGACTTCCAGGCCCGCCGCATGGATGCGCGCTACCGCCCGGAAGCCGGCGCCAAGCCGGAATTCGTGCACACGCTGAACGGCTCCGGCCTCGCCGTCGGCCGCACGCTGGTCGCGGTGATCGAGAACTACCAGAACGAAGACGGCTCCATCACGGTGCCCGAAGCTCTGCGCTCCTATATGGGCGGGCTTGAGGTGATTTCGGCATGA
- the surE gene encoding 5'/3'-nucleotidase SurE: protein MRILLTNDDGINAPGLSVLEEIARELSDDIWIAAPEEEQSGKGRAISLTSPVRTRKVGARAFAITGTPSDCVLLATQDLMPDKPDLVLSGVNRGQNLAEDTSFSGTVAAAMFGMQMGIPSIALSQSQNFRERGSLPWDTARTWGARTLRPLIDMGWPDDVVLNVNFPDVEPEDVRGVQMTRQGFRDESIIHTDRREDLRGNDYYWIGYKGKLSKPDEGTDLRAIYDGYVSVSPLHVDLTHEAFLQKLRESWQA from the coding sequence ATGAGAATCCTCCTCACAAATGATGACGGCATCAACGCCCCCGGTCTGTCGGTGCTGGAGGAGATTGCCAGGGAGTTGTCGGACGATATCTGGATCGCCGCGCCGGAGGAGGAGCAGTCCGGCAAGGGCCGCGCCATCTCGCTGACCTCTCCGGTGCGCACCCGTAAGGTCGGCGCCCGCGCCTTCGCGATCACTGGTACGCCGTCCGACTGTGTGCTGCTGGCAACGCAGGACCTGATGCCCGACAAGCCGGATCTGGTGCTGTCCGGCGTCAATCGCGGCCAGAACCTCGCCGAGGATACGAGCTTTTCCGGCACCGTCGCGGCGGCCATGTTCGGCATGCAGATGGGCATTCCGTCCATCGCGCTGAGCCAGTCCCAGAATTTCCGCGAGCGCGGCTCCCTGCCATGGGACACGGCGCGGACCTGGGGCGCCAGAACGTTGCGCCCGCTGATCGACATGGGCTGGCCGGACGATGTGGTGCTGAACGTGAACTTCCCGGACGTTGAGCCTGAAGACGTCCGCGGCGTGCAGATGACGCGTCAGGGCTTCCGCGACGAGTCGATCATCCATACCGACCGGCGGGAAGATCTGCGCGGCAACGATTATTACTGGATCGGCTACAAGGGCAAATTGTCGAAGCCGGACGAAGGAACTGACCTGAGAGCGATCTATGACGGCTATGTTTCGGTGTCTCCGCTACATGTGGACTTGACGCATGAGGCATTCCTCCAAAAGCTCCGGGAGTCATGGCAGGCCTGA
- a CDS encoding protein-L-isoaspartate(D-aspartate) O-methyltransferase, translating into MAGLIADPFRAARLVLHLRQEGVTDDGVLRAMETIDRAAFIDDPGLTNLAFENAMVPIPCGQIIPRPVTTGQLIQALDLKKGNESRVLLIGAGSGYTAALLAQMAADVFAVERFNALTGEIRRRILDLELSNLAVRCGDGLLGWPERGPYDRILLAGAVEDIPDALLGQLGKGGMLVAPVAAPDGQGLMRLHENGERERLGFRHALPLLREGPARAL; encoded by the coding sequence ATGGCAGGCCTGATCGCCGATCCTTTCCGAGCCGCCCGGCTCGTCCTCCACCTGCGGCAGGAGGGCGTGACCGATGACGGCGTGCTGCGGGCCATGGAAACCATCGACCGTGCCGCCTTCATTGATGATCCGGGCCTGACGAATCTCGCTTTCGAGAATGCCATGGTGCCGATCCCGTGCGGGCAGATCATTCCCCGCCCGGTGACCACGGGCCAGCTCATTCAGGCGCTCGACCTGAAAAAGGGCAATGAATCCCGCGTCCTGCTGATCGGGGCAGGCAGTGGCTACACGGCCGCGCTGCTGGCACAGATGGCCGCTGACGTGTTCGCGGTGGAGCGTTTCAATGCACTGACCGGAGAGATCCGGCGCCGCATTCTCGACCTGGAACTGTCCAACCTGGCCGTGCGCTGCGGTGACGGTTTACTGGGCTGGCCGGAACGGGGACCATATGACCGCATCCTCCTCGCCGGGGCCGTGGAAGACATTCCGGATGCGCTGCTCGGACAGCTGGGAAAGGGCGGCATGCTTGTTGCGCCGGTCGCAGCGCCGGACGGGCAGGGGCTGATGCGCCTGCACGAGAATGGGGAACGTGAGCGGCTGGGCTTCCGGCATGCGCTGCCCCTGTTGCGCGAGGGCCCGGCACGGGCGCTCTGA
- the yajC gene encoding preprotein translocase subunit YajC has product MTNKHVAMLIGAALSALPAAAQEAGGRPGGGMFELLIMPIGLVAIFYFLLIRPQQQRAKKHSSMLSALKRGDTVVTSGGLVGKVNKVFDDEISLELGENVKVRVIKTMVIEVRGKAEPVAAND; this is encoded by the coding sequence ATGACGAACAAGCACGTTGCGATGCTTATCGGGGCTGCCCTGTCAGCGCTTCCGGCAGCTGCCCAGGAAGCAGGCGGCCGTCCGGGCGGCGGCATGTTCGAATTGCTGATCATGCCGATTGGTCTGGTCGCGATCTTCTACTTCCTGCTGATCCGGCCGCAGCAGCAGCGCGCCAAGAAGCATTCTTCCATGCTGAGCGCGCTGAAGCGGGGCGACACGGTCGTCACCTCCGGCGGCCTTGTCGGCAAGGTAAACAAGGTTTTTGACGATGAGATCTCGCTCGAGCTGGGTGAGAACGTCAAAGTTCGCGTGATCAAGACCATGGTGATCGAAGTGCGCGGCAAGGCCGAGCCTGTCGCCGCAAACGACTAG
- the secD gene encoding protein translocase subunit SecD, giving the protein MLQFPPWKLGLIFVVLVWGVILALPNVVNMSGAPGWMPKKGVNLGLDLQGGVYLMMEIQADEVVANKLDVLSRDVSSALTTPQSDRIFNLPEVKGTKLVVRLTRPDAEGNFRTQDALKRLEKLNGPVGGVIGGAQMYDMRITGKDTITITVPQAAEESLLKEALGKTMTIVRRRVDPEGVSEISITPQGNSRIILEAPGEPDPQRLKDLLNRDGRMSFNIVDSSPAAIQAAQAGAVKPGFRLLYDDQDFPYLINNIPEVVGSDVANAAQSFDEQNRPQITFRLNGNGARKFYETTARNTGKQFAIVLDDKVMSAPRIDEPIPGGNVRITGTFSQQEAIDLAAIIEAGEMPAKLQFLDQRTVSPTLGQDSINAGLSAALIGLASVAVFMVLIYGTLGIFAVLSLACNIVLIFAGLSGVGATLTLPGIAGIILTIGMAVDANVLVFERIREEQGEGRSPWTATQAGYERALSTIMDANVTTLIAATILYLLGSGPVKGFAVTLSIGIVTSVFTAYVVTRMITVGYMKLVKPKRFGI; this is encoded by the coding sequence ATGCTTCAGTTTCCACCCTGGAAGTTAGGCCTGATTTTCGTGGTTCTTGTGTGGGGCGTCATCCTGGCGCTTCCGAATGTGGTGAACATGTCCGGCGCGCCGGGCTGGATGCCGAAGAAGGGCGTCAATCTGGGGCTGGACCTTCAGGGCGGCGTCTACCTGATGATGGAAATCCAGGCGGATGAAGTCGTCGCCAACAAGCTGGACGTGCTGTCGCGCGATGTCTCCTCCGCGCTGACCACGCCGCAATCTGACCGGATCTTCAACCTGCCGGAAGTGAAGGGCACGAAGCTCGTCGTACGGCTGACCCGCCCGGATGCAGAAGGGAATTTCCGCACGCAGGACGCGCTAAAGCGCCTGGAAAAGCTGAACGGCCCCGTCGGCGGTGTCATTGGCGGCGCGCAGATGTACGATATGCGGATTACCGGCAAGGACACGATCACGATTACCGTGCCGCAGGCGGCAGAGGAATCGCTGCTGAAAGAGGCCCTCGGCAAGACGATGACCATTGTCCGCCGCCGGGTCGACCCGGAAGGCGTCTCGGAAATCTCGATCACGCCGCAGGGCAACAGCCGCATCATTCTGGAAGCACCCGGCGAACCGGACCCGCAGCGCCTGAAAGACCTGCTGAACCGTGACGGCCGGATGAGCTTCAATATCGTCGATTCCAGCCCCGCCGCGATCCAGGCCGCCCAGGCCGGCGCGGTGAAGCCGGGCTTCCGGCTTCTGTATGACGATCAGGACTTTCCGTACCTTATCAACAATATCCCGGAGGTCGTCGGGTCTGACGTGGCCAACGCCGCACAGAGCTTTGACGAGCAGAACCGCCCGCAGATCACGTTCCGGCTGAACGGCAATGGCGCGCGGAAATTCTATGAGACGACCGCGAGGAACACCGGCAAGCAGTTTGCGATCGTGCTGGACGACAAAGTCATGTCGGCCCCGCGCATCGACGAGCCGATCCCGGGCGGGAACGTCCGCATCACGGGTACGTTCTCCCAGCAGGAAGCCATCGATCTGGCGGCCATCATCGAGGCCGGTGAGATGCCGGCCAAGCTTCAGTTCCTCGATCAACGGACGGTCAGCCCGACCCTCGGCCAGGATTCGATCAATGCCGGTTTGAGTGCTGCGCTGATCGGCCTTGCGTCTGTCGCCGTCTTCATGGTGCTGATCTACGGCACGCTTGGCATCTTCGCGGTGCTGTCGCTGGCCTGTAACATCGTCCTGATCTTTGCGGGCCTGTCCGGCGTCGGGGCGACGCTGACCCTGCCGGGCATCGCCGGTATCATCCTGACCATCGGTATGGCAGTGGATGCCAACGTGCTGGTGTTCGAACGGATCCGGGAAGAGCAGGGCGAAGGCCGCTCGCCATGGACGGCCACGCAGGCCGGGTATGAGCGTGCGCTGTCGACCATCATGGATGCCAACGTCACCACGCTGATCGCGGCGACAATTCTTTACCTTCTGGGCTCCGGCCCGGTGAAAGGCTTCGCCGTGACCCTCTCCATCGGCATCGTGACCTCTGTGTTCACGGCCTATGTCGTGACCCGGATGATTACGGTTGGATATATGAAACTGGTGAAACCCAAGCGGTTCGGAATCTAG